Proteins from a single region of Xiphophorus maculatus strain JP 163 A chromosome 22, X_maculatus-5.0-male, whole genome shotgun sequence:
- the mkks gene encoding McKusick-Kaufman/Bardet-Biedl syndromes putative chaperonin → MSRLVKKSPSVCTDLPLNSSDVCNKLRLMKELLKSSYGPTARLKQVHNNIGGAVVTTSTSSVLLQAISCSHPIISLIKGSILNHVSRFSDCGLFASVFCLSLIEEAGRCGLRKDVMIRVYKHLLSLCTAHLQQEDCGCKVKLDFCSSRSLITLARSVIASKPTCVLSEPESAHISRLAVQAFLLTVPCNIPDKVRLGRTVTIPIEGHSVLESAVFSGLLLDTPENISLGSLCSPLRMVLFSASLAGDLSELGDGRIEVHQGVDTDSQILDQLLELGKQVLKDEVKLFVCQKVIHPVLQHYLRCNGVIVIERLGISLMEPLIQLTGAQPVATLHTTIPRAAYGEVHNVSVRQFGSKTKMHLHPAGKTTTCTMILCHRNETMLNELKLVCQKTEHVLRLTLREPCALLGGGCTETHLAAYIRYQSKNDVSESSPVLSCSQTEYLLAAEAFCRSLESVATSLEHDNGASLIDLTHAHHWTLPSDVTEEHLKDATALCGCGVVQSCQNRKWSYLNTEYAEFSPAPLLTAAPLQPTVLDSFTAKVNALEVAVETANLVLDVRYVIQDVN, encoded by the exons ATGTCTCGACTCGTGAAGAAATCTCCCTCTGTCTGTACGGATCTCCCTCTGAACAGCTCAGATGTTTGTAACAAACTCCGCCTGATGAAGGAGCTTCTCAAGTCTTCTTACGGTCCTACTGCCAGGCTGAAACAAGTTCATAACAACATCGGAGGGGCCGTAGTGACCACCTCCACCTCATCTGTTCTCCTTCAAGCCATTTCCTGTTCTCATCCCATCATCAGTCTGATAAAAGGCTCCATTCTGAATCACGTCTCCCGCTTCAGTGACTGTGGTTTGTTcgcttctgttttctgtctgtctctaaTTGAAGAAGCAGGGCGATGTGGCCTCAGGAAAGACGTGATGATCAGAGTATACAAGCACCTTCTGTCTCTCTGCACTGCTCATCTACAACAAGAGGACTGTGGTTGTAAAGTCAAGCTGGACTTTTGCAGCAGCCGGAGTTTGATTACTTTAGCTCGCAGTGTTATCGCCAGCAAACCGACTTGTGTGctttcagaaccagaatcagccCACATCAGCAGGCTGGCTGTTCAAGCCTTCCTACTGACTGTTCCTTGCAACATCCCAGATAAAGTCCGGCTTGGCAGAACAGTTACTATCCCAATAGAGGGACACTCTGTGCTGGAATCAGCCGTGTTTTCTGGCCTACTATTGGACACGCCTGAAAACATTTCCCTTGGCAGTCTTTGTAGTCCACTGCGTATGGTTCTGTTCAGTGCATCTTTGGCTGGAGATCTTAGTGAACTTGGAGATGGTAGGATCGAGGTGCATCAGGGTGTGGACACTGACTCACAGATCCTGGATCAGCTTTTGGAACTTGGAAAGCAGGTGCTTAAAGATGAGGTGAAGTTATTTGTGTGTCAGAAGGTCATCCACCCAGTGCTGCAGCACTACTTGAGATGCAATGGTGTAATAGTCATAGAGAGACTTGGAATCAGTCTCATGGAGCCACTTATTCAGCTGACAG GTGCTCAACCTGTGGCCACGCTTCACACCACAATCCCACGCGCAGCCTATGGGGAGGTCCATAATGTCAGTGTCAGGCAGTTTGGATCCAAGACAAAGATGCATTTACACCCTGCTGGGAAAACAACCACCTGTACCATGATCCTCTGCCACAGGAATGAAACGATGCTGAATGAACTGAAG ctgGTGTGCCAGAAGACGGAGCATGTGTTGAGGCTCACTCTGAGGGAGCCGTGTGCTTTACTCGGAGGTGGCTGCACTGAAACCCACTTAGCTGCTTATATCAGATACCAG AGCAAGAATGATGTTTCGGAGTCTTCACCTGTTTTGAGCTGCTCACAGACGGAGTACCTTCTTGCTGCTGAGGCATTCTGCCGCTCTCTGGAGTCGGTGGCCACATCTCTAGAGCACGACAACGGTGCTTCTCTCATCGACCTGACTCACGCACACCACTGGACTCTCCCTTCAGATGTTACAGAGGAACACCTGAAGGACGCTACGGCACTCTGTGGCTGTGGAGTGGTACAAAGCTGCCAAAATAGAAAGTGGAGCTACCTAAACACTGAATATGCAGAGTTCTCCCCGGCACCCTTGTTAACAGCAGCACCACTGCAGCCGACCGTACTTGACTCCTTCACAGCTAAAGTTAACGCGTTAGAAGTTGCCGTGGAAACTGCTAATCTTGTACTGGATGTGAGATATGTAATTCAGGATGTGAACTAA